In Desulfovibrio oxyclinae DSM 11498, a single genomic region encodes these proteins:
- a CDS encoding M20 family metallo-hydrolase, which produces MKTILAAIDGMTETVVDIQTELVSRPALSPDNNGTGEREKADWIIGRLREMGVSDIREFNAPDERTPCGHRPNVAAIIPGRDTSRTFWVIAHMDVVPAGDDSLWDSDPWTLRRDGDTIIGRGVEDNHQGLVSGMLAAKAILDAKATPEMNFGLLMVADEETGNEYGLRNIAENHLDLFGENDLVLVPDFGSPDSSLAEVAEKSMFWLKVTVDGKQCHASTPDDGLNAMVAASDLVVRISALKDEFDETDELFDPARSTFEPTKREANVENVNTIPGRDVFYVDARVLPTYDLDEIIGRIGEMGRETELKYDCTVSMETIIREQAAPPTPVDAEIVQRVGRGVKAVTGLDIKPTGIGGGTVAAQLRHRGVDALVWSTLNHFAHQPNEQASIANTLSDAKVMAHVLLEK; this is translated from the coding sequence ATGAAGACCATCCTCGCCGCCATCGACGGCATGACCGAAACCGTGGTGGACATACAGACCGAACTGGTTTCCCGCCCCGCCCTCTCTCCCGATAACAACGGAACCGGAGAGCGTGAGAAGGCCGACTGGATCATCGGCAGACTGCGCGAAATGGGCGTGAGCGACATTCGCGAATTCAACGCCCCCGACGAACGCACGCCATGCGGCCATAGACCCAATGTGGCGGCGATCATCCCCGGCCGCGACACCTCTCGCACCTTCTGGGTCATTGCCCACATGGACGTCGTGCCCGCTGGCGACGACAGCCTCTGGGACTCCGACCCGTGGACGCTCAGGCGAGACGGCGACACCATCATCGGGCGCGGCGTCGAGGACAACCATCAGGGGCTGGTCTCCGGAATGCTCGCGGCCAAAGCCATCCTTGATGCGAAAGCGACACCCGAAATGAATTTCGGTCTGCTCATGGTGGCCGACGAGGAAACCGGCAACGAATACGGTCTGCGCAACATCGCCGAGAACCATCTGGACCTCTTTGGTGAAAACGATCTGGTGCTCGTGCCCGACTTCGGCAGCCCGGATTCGTCCCTCGCCGAAGTGGCCGAAAAGAGCATGTTCTGGCTCAAGGTCACCGTGGACGGCAAGCAGTGCCATGCCTCCACTCCAGATGACGGCCTCAACGCCATGGTCGCCGCCTCGGATCTCGTGGTGCGCATCAGCGCGCTCAAGGATGAATTCGACGAAACCGACGAGCTCTTCGATCCTGCTCGCTCCACCTTTGAGCCCACCAAACGCGAAGCCAACGTGGAAAATGTCAACACCATCCCGGGGCGCGACGTGTTTTATGTGGATGCCCGCGTGCTGCCGACGTACGATCTCGACGAGATTATCGGCAGGATTGGTGAAATGGGCCGTGAAACAGAGCTGAAATACGATTGCACCGTAAGCATGGAAACCATCATTCGCGAACAGGCGGCTCCCCCGACCCCGGTGGATGCTGAGATCGTGCAACGCGTGGGACGCGGCGTGAAGGCGGTGACGGGACTGGACATCAAGCCCACCGGCATCGGAGGCGGCACCGTGGCCGCCCAGTTGAGGCATCGCGGGGTTGACGCCCTCGTCTGGTCCACGCTCAACCATTTCGCGCACCAGCCCAACGAACAGGCCTCCATCGCCAACACTCTTTCGGACGCCAAGGTCATGGCGCACGTGCTGCTGGAGAAATAG
- a CDS encoding PxxKW family cysteine-rich protein: MAKKAIAATLDGAVMTAEGLSYKGVILEPIVEQCEGCERVIPFEDAKYCPAYAQPARKWAHGVCNFATHVRAGVDKEGKVKVNPLKASKRAARGR; this comes from the coding sequence GAAAGCAATTGCCGCCACTCTCGATGGCGCCGTCATGACCGCCGAAGGTCTGAGCTACAAGGGAGTCATCCTTGAGCCCATCGTTGAACAGTGTGAAGGCTGCGAACGCGTCATTCCGTTTGAAGACGCCAAGTACTGTCCCGCTTACGCCCAGCCTGCACGCAAGTGGGCACACGGCGTGTGCAACTTCGCCACGCACGTTCGCGCTGGCGTGGATAAGGAAGGCAAGGTCAAGGTCAACCCGCTGAAGGCTTCCAAGCGCGCCGCCCGCGGCCGCTAG